From a single Apostichopus japonicus isolate 1M-3 chromosome 12, ASM3797524v1, whole genome shotgun sequence genomic region:
- the LOC139977745 gene encoding NLR family CARD domain-containing protein 4-like isoform X3 produces MGNTTQRKRKDQSQPDAKVVLQDKKDILISSLKSRYKLQYDAIQPIPYIKDRLYCVDKVFVEGGTEIHIVKGATKEKEGQWVRVDSYKDIFTDPRMKAKRRIIEAEAGYGKSTVALQLAFDWCNGVKDSPFKDVEILILLRLRQLNSKISIYQAIKLFLAPNDPRIKSSDIKNIIESCSSVKVLLDGYDEFPDRDGATGSDVERIITRNLFRNIDVTLTTRYLPKDYDKANTKYIRLVGFDEKARDHYIRKAVTGNDEKSVAKIKRALKENPILDDLCQVPLLFVMFSHMTHEKTHFQKFKSATGFFRYMIKCFHSHMRNKSLDKHAKEHMIEHESEHDELSKVAFEGLCGENKQLSWRKDGLCTRLGQGFCQHYIAVGILVEEEVSAVTNEQTSATDIQTRTDVRFYHQLFCEWFASFRLVEIVVATRNASELKNVLDKVDPFNLQYLYRFTCGISPAVGKRIIEYLKSREDGDKFAILCILEQTGEVDGIKDTVRDLCSKKVVIRDDNSKLLQRSTIQLLEIASRFDVCDYRGNLPGEEGFDEETYQFSLANLNRERRK; encoded by the exons ATGGGTAATACCactcaaaggaaaagaaaagaccAAAGCCAACCAGATGCGAAAGTTGTTTTGCAAG ACAAAAAGGACATTCTCATCAGTTCTCTGAAGAGCAGGTATAAACTACAATATGACGCAATCCAGCCCATACCGTACATCAAGGACAGACTATATTGTGTTGACAAGGTATTTGTTGAGGGCGGTACAGAGATACATATTGTTAAAGGAGCGACGAAGGAGAAAGAAGGCCAATGGGTACGTGTGGACTCGTACAAAGATATCTTCACAGACCCTCGAATGAAAGCCAAACGGCGCATCATAGAAGCAGAAGCCGGGTACGGTAAGTCAACAGTGGCCCTACAGCTCGCCTTTGATTGGTGCAATGGAGTCAAGGATTCACCTTTTAAAGACGTAGAGATTCTAATTCTTCTCCGGTTGAGGCAGCTGAACAGCAAGATATCTATCTATCAAGCAATTAAGCTGTTCTTAGCACCTAACGATCCTCGAATCAAATCTTCTGATATTAAAAACATCATTGAAAGCTGTTCTTCTGTTAAGGTACTCCTGGACGGGTATGATGAGTTTCCTGATAGGGACGGTGCCACCGGAAGTGACGTAGAACGTATCATTACGAGGAATCTGTTTAGGAATATTGATGTTACCCTGACGACCAGATATCTTCCGAAGGACTATGACAAagcaaacacaaaatatattagGTTAGTTGGCTTTGACGAGAAAGCACGCGACCATTACATTCGCAAAGCTGTTACTGGGAATGACGAAAAAAGCGTTGCTAAAATTAAGCGCGCTTTGAAAGAAAACCCGATTCTGGATGACCTATGTCAAGTGCCTCtcttatttgtaatgttttctcacatgacccacgaaaagacacattttcaaaaatttaagtCAGCTACCGGTTTCTTTCGCTACATGATTAAATGTTTCCATAGTCACATGAGAAACAAATCACTGGACAAACACGCAAAGGAACACATGATCGAACATGAAAGTGAACACGATGAACTGAGTAAAGTAGCATTTGAAGGTCTCTGCGGTGAAAACAAACAGTTATCATGGCGTAAAGATGGACTCTGTACACGACTAGGTCAAGGGTTTTGTCAACATTATATTGCAGTTGGTATCTTGGTAGAGGAAGAAGTGTCTGCTGTGACAAACGAACAGACTTCTgcaacagacatacagacaaggACTGACGTAAGGTTCTACCAtcaactattctgtgaatggtttgCGTCTTTTAGACTGGTAGAAATTGTAGTTGCTACAAGAAATGCATCTGAACTGAAGAATGTTCTTGATAAAGTGGATCCATTTAATCTTCAGTACCTCTATCGATTCACCTGTGGGATTAGCCCAGCCGTTGGGAAGAGGAtaatagaatacttgaagagcAGGGAAGACGGTGATAAGTTTGCCATCCTCTGCATCCTGGAGCAAACTGGTGAGGTAGATGGAATCAAGGACACCGTCAGGGATCTGTGTTCAAAGAAAGTTGTCATCAGGGACGACAACAGCAAGCTTCTTCAGAGATCCACCATCCAGCTCTTGGAGATTGCATCTAGATTTGAT